From a single Eleginops maclovinus isolate JMC-PN-2008 ecotype Puerto Natales chromosome 2, JC_Emac_rtc_rv5, whole genome shotgun sequence genomic region:
- the LOC134881177 gene encoding gastricsin-like, with protein MKCLIAVFACVVLAEGIVRVPMHKHKSMREALREKGIELHYQDPALKYQPDEFSTSANMYINNYADTTYYGAISIGTPPQSFQVLFDTGSANLWVDSVYCTTEACNAHTKFNPQQSSTYSAKGQTFYLPYGAGSLYGTFGYDTVNVGGIVINNQEIGLSTNEPGQNFVYAKFDGILGLSYPSISAGGETPVMDNMISQNLLGADIFAFYLSRGGQQGSVLSFGGYDTSLYQGQIYWTPVTSETYWQIGVQGFQINGEETGWCSQGCQSVVDTGTSTLTAPSQYIGYIMQAIGAQQNQYGMYTVDCSQVNNLPTLSFVISGVALALPPSAYINQNGDQYCTVNIAPTYLPSRNGQPLWIFGDVFLREYYSIYDRTYNRVGFASAA; from the exons ATGAAGTGTCTTATTGCTGTTTTCGCCTGTGTGGTGCTTGCTGAGGGAATCGTCAG GGTCCCTATGCATAAACACAAGTCTATGCGTGAGGCCCTGAGAGAGAAGGGGATCGAGCTGCATTACCAGGATCCAGCTCTCAAGTACCAGCCTGATGAGTTTTCCACCTCTGCCAACATGTACATCAATAACTACGCTGAT ACCACCTACTATGGCGCCATCAGTATTGGAACACCCCCCCAGTCCTTCCAAGTGCTCTTTGACACCGGCTCTGCCAACTTGTGGGTGGACTCCGTCTACTGTACCACTGAGGCCTGCA acgcacacacaaaGTTCAACCCCCAGCAGTCCTCTACCTACTCTGCCAAAGGACAAACCTTCTACCTGCCTTACGGAGCCGGAAGCCTCTATGGTACCTTTGGATATGACACTGTCAAT GTTGGCGGCATTGTGATCAATAACCAGGAGATCGGTCTGAGCACAAATGAACCTGGTCAGAACTTTGTTTATGCCAAGTTCGACGGCATCCTCGGCCTGTCCTACCCAAGCATCTCAGCTGGAGGAGAGACTCCCGTCATGGACAACATGATTTCTCAGAATCTGCTGGGTGCCGACATTTTTGCTTTCTATCTCTCCAG GGGAGGACAGCAAGGCAGCGTGCTGTCTTTCGGAGGATATGACACCAGCCTGTACCAGGGACAGATCTACTGGACCCCTGTCACCTCTGAGACCTACTGGCAGATCGGAGTTCAAGG ATTCCAGATCAATGGTGAAGAGACCGGCTGGTGCTCTCAGGGCTGCCAGTCCGTTGTGGACACTGGAACCTCAACACTGACGGCCCCAAGCCAGTACATAGGTTACATCATGCAGGCCATCGGCGCTCAACAGAACCAGTATGGAATG TACACGGTGGACTGCAGCCAGGTCAACAACCTGCCAACTCTCAGCTTTGTTATTAGTGGTGTTGCCTTAGCTTTGCCTCCTTCTGCTTACATCAATCAG AATGGAGACCAGTACTGCACTGTTAACATCGCCCCCACATACCTTCCCTCTCGTAACGGCCAGCCCCTGTGGATCTTTGGGGATGTGTTCCTCAGAGAGTACTACTCCATCTACGACCGCACCTACAACCGCGTCGGCTTTGCTTCAGCTGCCTAA
- the LOC134880628 gene encoding LOW QUALITY PROTEIN: zona pellucida sperm-binding protein 4-like (The sequence of the model RefSeq protein was modified relative to this genomic sequence to represent the inferred CDS: inserted 2 bases in 1 codon) — protein sequence MKLICGSFLAVALLGCLIDAQYFKQPQQPQQPEQPQQPQQPQQPQQPKQPQRPEPPQLPKQPQQPAAPPKWSPPQQPQPPQWPQQPQQPKQPQRPKQPQQPAAPXPKWNPPQQPQQPATPPKWSPPQQPQQPQQPQNHIEAVQSCELAEHQKIQCGAPDISAAHCEAIKCCFDGRRCYYGKSVTLQCTKDGQFIVVVAKDATLPNIDLETVNFLEVDETCNPVGTTSDFAIYQFPVTACGTVMMEEPGVIIYENRMSSYYEVAIGPNGAITRDSHYELLVQCRYIGTSIEALVIEVGLVPPPPPVAAPGPLSVELRLANGQCSVKGCNEEEEAFSSFYVDSDYPVTKVLRDPVYVEVCILERTDPNIVLTLGRCWATADPYSQSLPQWDLLVDGCPYRDDRYLTSLVPVDASSGLMYPTHHRRFVFKMFTFVSVGGADQNAMTPLKEKVYIHCKAAVCQPSVGDNCEPRCSETRRDVSVVRGSRDETIVVSSKELVIIQ from the exons ATGAAGCTGATATGTGGTTCTTTTTTGGCAGTTGCCCTGCTTGGCTGTCTGATTGACGCTCAATATTTCAAACAGCCCCAGCAGCCCCAGCAGCCTGAGCAGCCTCAACAGCCTCAGCAGCCTCAGCAGCCTCAGCAGCCTAAACAGCCACAGAGGCCTGAGCCGCCCCAACTGCCTAAGCAGCCTCAGCAGCCAGCGGCCCCCCCTAAATGGAGCCCACCTCAGCAGCCCCAGCCGCCTCAGTGGCCTCAGCAGCCTCAGCAGCCTAAACAGCCACAGAGGCCTAAGCAGCCTCAGCAGCCAGCGGCCCC CCCTAAATGGAACCCACCTCAGCAGCCTCAGCAGCCAGCAACTCCCCCTAAATGGAGCCCACCTCAGCAGCCTCAGCAGCCTCAACAGCCCCAGAATCACATAGAAGCAGTTCAATCTTGTGAACTTGCTGAGCATCAAAAGATACAGTGTGGAGCTCCTGACATCTCTGCTGCACACTGTGAAGCGATAAAATGCTGCTTTGATGGACGCCGGTGCTATTATGGAAAATCTG tgACCCTTCAGTGCACCAAGGATGGTCAATTCATTGTGGTGGTGGCCAAAGATGCCACCCTACCCAACATTGACTTAGAAACAGTTAATTTCCTTGAAGTGGACGAAACCTGCAATCCTGTTGGCACAACTTCAGACTTTGCCATCTACCAATTCCCTGTCACTGCCTGCGGCACTGTCATGATG GAGGAGCCTGGCGTTATCATCTATGAGAACCGGATGTCCTCCTATTATGAGGTTGCTATTGGACCCAATGGAGCCATCACCAGGGACAGTCACTAtga GCTGCTTGTCCAGTGTAGATACATTGGCACCTCAATTGAGGCTCTAGTCATTGAGGTTGGCCTGGTTCCTCCACCACCCCCAGTTGCAGCTCCAGGACCCCTGAGTGTGGAGCTAAGGCTGGCCAACGGACAGTGTTCAGTCAAGGGATGTAATGAAG aggaggaggccTTCAGCTCTTTTTACGTGGACTCTGACTACCCCGTCACGAAGGTACTCAGAGACCCTGTGTACGTAGAAGTTTGTATACTGGAGAGGACTGATCCCAACATTGTATTGACTCTTGGAAGATGCTGGGCAACTGCCGACCCCTACTCTCAAAGTCTTCCTCAGTGGGACTTGCTGGTTGATGG CTGCCCATACCGTGACGACCGCTATTTGACCTCTCTGGTCCCTGTGGACGCCTCATCAGGACTCATGTACCCAACCCACCACAGGCGTTTTGTTTTCAAGATGTTCACGTTTGTATCTGTTGGAGGTGCTGACCAAAATGCTATGACTCCTCTCAAGGAAAAG GTGTATATCCACTGTAAAGCAGCTGTGTGCCAACCGTCTGTCGGAGATAATTGTGAACCCAGGTGCTCAGAAACA A GGAGAGACGTTTCTGTCGTGAGAGGCTCGAGAGATGAGACCATAGTGGTTAGCAGTAAGGAGCTGGTCATCATTCAATAA
- the LOC134880307 gene encoding zona pellucida sperm-binding protein 3-like, which translates to MMMKCTVLCLVALALFGSLCEAQWDKLAAPKYQKPAVRQEPVKQQPTVPQQSKQTFERPLTWEYPEDPKPEPEVEVPFELRYPVSAATVAVECRESTAHVEAKKDFFGIGQLINPRDITLGNCGPVAEDNAAQVLIFETELHSCLSTLTMTEDSIVYSFTLFYDPKPVGDSLVVRTSKASIIVECHYPRKHNVSSLPLDPLWIPFSAVKVSEEFLYFTLRLMTDDWQYERPSYQYFLGDTINIEAVVKQFFHVPLRVCVSSCVATIAPDMNSRPNYAFIENNGCLVDARITGSNSRFMARTAENKLQFQLEAFRFQGTDSGLLYITCHLKASSTAYPIGSDYRACSYINGWKEASGQDAACGSCESGGFGETGGATGVGSAATPGQWGQSTERKIRDVSQNENNVLEWEGDVTLGPLTIGEVVIA; encoded by the exons ATGATGATGAAGTGCACAGTTTTGTGCCTTGTGGCACTTGCCTTATTTGGCAGCTTATGTGAAGCTCAGTGGGATAAGCTGGCAGCACCTAAATACCAGAAGCCAGCAGTGAGACAGGAGCCGGTCAAACAACAGCCTACGGTGCCCCAACAGAGTAAGCAGACTTTTGAGAGACCTCTCACCTGGGAATACCCTGAAGACCCCAAGCCTGAGCCCGAAGTCGAGGTGCCTTTTGAGTTGAGGTATCCTGTTTCTGCTGCAACTGTTGCTGTCGAGTGCAGAGAGAGCACCGCTCACGTAGAAGCCAAGAAGGACTTTTTTGGGATTGGCCAATTAATCAACCCTCGCGACATTACCCTGGGAAACTGTGGCCCCGTCGCAGAGGATAATGCTGCTCAAGTGTTGATTTTTGAGACAGAACTGCACAGTTGTCTTAGCACATTAACT ATGACAGAAGATTCCATCGTCTACAGCTTCACTCTGTTCTATGATCCCAAACCTGTGGGCGATTCTCTTGTGGTGAGGACCAGCAAAGCTTCCATAATTGTGGAATGCCACTACCCAAG GAAGCACAATGTGAGCAGCCTTCCTCTTGACCCCCTGTGGATCCCATTCTCTGCAGTTAAGGTGTCAGAGGAATTCTTGTATTTCACCTTGAGACTTATGACTG ATGACTGGCAATATGAGAGGCCAAGCTACCAGTATTTCTTGGGAGACACCATAAATATTGAGGCTGTTGTCAAGCAATTCTTCCACGTGCCCCTCCGTGTTTGTGTGAGCAGCTGCGTAGCCACCATTGCACCTGACATGAACTCAAGGCCTAACTATGCCTTCATTGAAAACAATGG GTGTTTGGTTGATGCAAGGATCACAGGCTCTAACTCTAGGTTCATGGCTCGCACTGCAGAAAACAAGCTTCAGTTCCAGTTGGAGGCCTTCAGGTTCCAGGGCACTGACAGTGGACTG CTCTACATTACATGCCATCTGAAAGCTTCATCCACCGCCTATCCCATCGGAAGTGATTATAGAGCTTGTTCCTACATCAATGG GTGGAAGGAGGCTAGCGGACAGGATGCAGCTTGTGGCTCCTGTGAATCTGGTGGATTTGGAGAAACTGGTGGAGCTACCGGAGTTGGGTCTGCCGCCACACCTGGTCAGTGGGGTCAGTCAACTGAAAGGAAGATCCGTGATGTGtcccaaaatgaaaataacg TTTTGGAATGGGAAGGTGATGTCACCCTGGGCCCACTCACCATTGGAGAGGTGGTGATCGCTTAA